A single genomic interval of Chlorogloeopsis sp. ULAP01 harbors:
- a CDS encoding glycosyltransferase, whose amino-acid sequence MPKISICIPTFNRIKLLSEAIQSVLQQSYQDFEIIVCDDGSQDGTPKLISQYTDKRIRYIRHSQHIGKSNNMRSGFKAATSEYFVKFDDDDRLTPNFLERTAIVLERDSKVDFVSTDHWIIDINSVRDDAKTQENSRRWGRVNLPEGVVKNLLEVVFIQQSFQIGATLFRRSSLEEVGFMRSNWQNCEDNDLFVRLALAGKNGYYLPELLMEYRVHSEQKGLDRAIAYLTDKLRYLDSYNFESEKLECIRRKRLAETRLLLGLRLLEKGETHKGREFILAGKSFAPMKAWTGLGLSLLPTGVRGKAFELAKMVQR is encoded by the coding sequence ATGCCAAAAATTAGTATTTGCATTCCTACTTTTAATCGAATTAAACTGCTTTCTGAAGCTATTCAAAGTGTATTGCAACAGTCTTATCAGGATTTTGAAATCATTGTTTGTGATGATGGTTCGCAGGATGGTACACCTAAATTAATCTCGCAATATACAGATAAACGTATTAGATATATTCGTCATTCGCAACATATTGGTAAAAGTAATAATATGCGCTCTGGCTTTAAAGCAGCAACAAGCGAATATTTTGTTAAATTTGATGACGACGACAGGTTAACCCCAAATTTTCTTGAGCGTACTGCCATTGTTCTAGAGCGTGACTCTAAAGTTGATTTTGTCAGTACCGATCACTGGATTATAGATATTAACAGTGTTCGAGATGATGCCAAAACTCAAGAAAATTCTCGACGTTGGGGTAGAGTTAATTTACCAGAAGGTGTGGTGAAGAACTTATTAGAAGTTGTATTTATTCAACAAAGTTTCCAAATAGGCGCAACTTTATTTCGTCGCAGCAGCCTTGAAGAAGTAGGGTTTATGCGTTCTAATTGGCAAAATTGTGAAGATAATGATTTATTTGTGCGGCTAGCTTTGGCGGGTAAAAATGGTTATTATTTACCAGAATTATTAATGGAATATCGCGTACATTCAGAACAAAAAGGACTGGATCGAGCAATTGCTTATTTAACTGATAAGTTGCGGTATTTGGATAGTTATAACTTTGAGTCTGAAAAATTGGAGTGTATCAGGCGAAAGCGGCTTGCAGAAACGCGGTTATTATTGGGGTTGCGCTTGCTGGAAAAGGGAGAAACACACAAAGGAAGGGAGTTTATTTTGGCAGGTAAGTCTTTTGCTCCGATGAAAGCGTGGACTGGATTAGGGTTATCTTTGTTGCCAACAGGGGTAAGGGGTAAGGCGTTTGAGTTGGCGAAGATGGTGCAGAGGTAG
- a CDS encoding glycosyltransferase family 4 protein, which produces MNILMLSSTFPYPPTQGGTQVRTFNLLKYLSQRHAITLVTQREAHVTDTEIAELQNRVDRLVIFERPPDLGSQKGMLQKLQRFNLFLQDGVPPNVLNRYSAEMQNWIDNFVEAGKCDVITCEHSVNEIYVRPHFQKQVRTLVNVHSSIYCTCRNQLETGTSTNPVRDKVNLPLLRRYEQNYCSKFSAIAVTTQEDKIQLQELNPNKEIAVIPNGVDLESFPYRSNDPGGHRLIFIGAMDNLANIDAVCFFCNEVLPKIQARYPDATFEIVGSRPAPEVLALQEKPGVIVTGKVPFIAEYLHKATVCVVPMRTGFGIKNKTLEAMAAGVPIVASDRGLEGLAVDGANVLLTALRANYPTEYVNAINHLFTNAQLREELSRNGRQLVEAEFTWDIAGKRYEQLCLE; this is translated from the coding sequence ATGAACATTTTGATGCTGTCTTCTACCTTCCCCTATCCGCCCACACAAGGGGGAACTCAAGTGCGAACTTTTAATTTACTCAAATATCTTAGTCAGCGCCATGCAATCACGCTTGTAACTCAACGGGAAGCTCATGTCACAGACACAGAAATAGCTGAGTTACAAAATAGGGTAGATCGTCTAGTTATTTTTGAGCGCCCTCCAGATTTGGGAAGTCAGAAAGGAATGCTCCAAAAACTCCAGCGTTTCAATTTATTTTTGCAAGATGGGGTGCCGCCTAATGTCTTAAATCGTTACTCAGCCGAGATGCAGAACTGGATTGATAATTTTGTAGAGGCAGGAAAATGTGATGTCATTACTTGCGAGCACAGCGTTAATGAAATTTATGTTAGACCCCATTTCCAAAAACAAGTGCGAACATTAGTTAATGTGCATAGTTCTATCTACTGCACCTGTCGCAATCAACTAGAAACAGGCACTTCCACTAACCCTGTCAGGGATAAAGTTAATTTGCCGCTTCTGCGACGCTACGAGCAAAATTACTGCTCAAAATTTTCGGCGATCGCCGTGACAACACAAGAGGACAAAATTCAACTGCAAGAACTCAACCCCAACAAGGAAATTGCAGTCATTCCCAATGGGGTAGATTTAGAGTCATTTCCCTATCGCAGCAACGATCCGGGGGGACATCGCTTAATTTTTATCGGTGCAATGGATAATTTGGCAAATATTGATGCTGTGTGCTTTTTTTGCAATGAAGTTTTGCCAAAAATTCAAGCACGTTATCCAGATGCAACTTTCGAGATTGTTGGTTCTCGCCCAGCACCAGAAGTTTTAGCACTACAAGAAAAACCAGGAGTGATTGTCACCGGTAAAGTTCCTTTCATCGCAGAGTACTTGCACAAAGCAACTGTTTGCGTTGTACCGATGCGGACAGGATTTGGGATTAAAAATAAAACTTTAGAGGCAATGGCAGCTGGTGTGCCAATAGTAGCAAGCGATCGCGGCTTAGAAGGATTAGCTGTAGATGGTGCAAATGTATTACTTACAGCCTTACGAGCAAATTATCCAACGGAGTATGTTAATGCCATTAACCACTTATTTACTAACGCACAGCTACGAGAAGAATTATCTCGCAATGGCAGACAGTTGGTAGAAGCTGAGTTTACTTGGGATATTGCTGGTAAACGCTATGAGCAATTGTGTTTGGAGTAA
- a CDS encoding ATP-binding protein: MELFTTDHDYKSLYTPGSIQSHGVLLALSEPELQILQVSNNTQIHLGRKPQDLLAQPLSVLFDTTQLEAIRQHLLEDIGGVNYLKLFIHRNGGEQCFDGFIHRTKNSVILELEFTESSVALSFENVHNLVREAIAKLKRTSNLKEFLQLSAQNIKKITTFDRVMVYQFDQHGAGEVIAEAKQEELSAYLGLHYPATDIPEQARELYKRSLVRVVPNLKAQAIELVSIENNKNHPLTLDLSLSVLRSVHPCCVEFHQNMGTAAIIVISLIKNEKLWGLISCHHQTPKKITSEVRSACEFLGQFISSELANKVIQEEVDYQAKLESLRSEVIESISQADDFIDALVQPEPRLLDLVGAKGAAICLDGEITLVGSTPEVKDVWELINWANTQVRENIYYTDSLPKLYPKAKTFKDTASGLLLLQISQLKQYYILWFRPEVLRTVNWAGNPNESIKLEADGSITLCPRQSFEKWQQTVIFTSEPWKSSEIDSAFALRNAIVGIVLKKAEELAKLNLELERSNQELASFAYASSHDLKEPLRGIYNYSTILLEDYACVLDEEGIEYIQTIVSLSVRMEALINTLLRLSQLGKAELHLQATNLTQLLNEVINVFYASQQQANFDIRIPRPLPTVKCDPVLVSEVFSNLIGNAFKYNDRTEKWVEIGYVDEEGTGDWVLETGKKQGSRGEIVQTRLIASLPNTQYLIPDPQSPITFYIKDNGIGIQQHHLETIFKLFKRLHSQEKYGGGTGAGLAIGKKIIERHGGRIWVESTLGEGSTFYFTLE, translated from the coding sequence TTGGAGTTGTTTACAACCGATCACGATTACAAATCACTTTATACCCCAGGCTCGATCCAGTCTCATGGCGTGTTACTGGCACTCAGCGAGCCGGAACTGCAAATCCTGCAAGTTAGCAATAATACCCAAATTCATTTAGGTAGAAAACCTCAGGATTTACTAGCTCAACCTTTGAGCGTTCTGTTTGATACTACACAACTTGAAGCGATCAGACAGCATTTGCTGGAAGATATTGGTGGTGTCAATTACCTAAAATTGTTCATCCACAGGAATGGAGGCGAGCAATGTTTTGACGGATTTATACATCGAACCAAAAATAGCGTCATTTTGGAGTTAGAATTCACAGAGTCTTCTGTGGCACTGAGTTTTGAAAATGTCCATAACTTAGTCAGAGAGGCGATCGCTAAACTCAAACGAACATCAAATCTGAAAGAATTTTTACAGCTATCGGCACAAAATATCAAGAAAATTACTACCTTTGATCGAGTAATGGTTTATCAATTCGATCAGCATGGAGCAGGAGAGGTAATTGCCGAAGCCAAACAAGAGGAGTTATCAGCCTATTTGGGACTCCACTATCCTGCAACAGATATTCCAGAACAGGCAAGGGAGTTATACAAACGCAGCTTAGTCAGGGTAGTTCCCAATTTAAAAGCTCAAGCGATCGAGTTAGTTTCGATTGAGAACAACAAAAATCATCCTCTTACACTTGATTTAAGTTTATCTGTACTTAGAAGTGTTCATCCCTGCTGTGTCGAGTTCCATCAGAATATGGGTACAGCAGCCATTATCGTGATTTCACTCATCAAAAATGAAAAGCTGTGGGGATTAATTTCTTGCCATCATCAAACACCAAAAAAGATTACAAGTGAGGTGCGGAGTGCTTGCGAATTTTTGGGACAGTTCATATCGTCAGAGTTAGCCAATAAAGTGATTCAAGAAGAAGTGGATTATCAAGCCAAACTTGAATCACTGCGCTCTGAAGTCATAGAATCAATCTCCCAAGCAGACGACTTCATAGATGCACTAGTTCAGCCTGAACCTCGCTTACTCGATCTGGTTGGTGCAAAAGGAGCAGCAATTTGCCTGGATGGCGAAATTACACTGGTTGGTTCCACACCTGAGGTGAAGGATGTTTGGGAGCTAATTAATTGGGCAAACACCCAAGTTAGGGAGAACATATATTACACCGATTCTCTGCCAAAGCTTTACCCTAAGGCTAAAACATTCAAAGATACAGCCAGTGGCTTGCTGCTACTGCAAATTTCTCAACTCAAGCAGTATTATATTCTTTGGTTTCGTCCCGAAGTTCTACGTACAGTAAACTGGGCAGGAAATCCAAACGAATCCATCAAACTTGAAGCAGATGGCAGTATAACCCTTTGTCCTCGCCAATCTTTTGAAAAATGGCAGCAAACAGTTATATTCACTTCAGAACCTTGGAAATCATCTGAAATTGATAGTGCCTTTGCTTTAAGGAATGCAATTGTTGGTATTGTTCTCAAAAAGGCAGAAGAGTTAGCCAAGCTCAATCTGGAATTAGAGCGGAGCAACCAAGAACTAGCCTCCTTTGCTTATGCTTCTTCCCACGATCTCAAGGAACCATTACGGGGTATCTATAATTACTCAACAATTCTACTAGAAGATTACGCCTGTGTGTTAGATGAAGAGGGAATTGAGTATATACAGACTATTGTATCCTTATCAGTGCGGATGGAAGCTCTCATTAATACTTTGCTGCGGTTGTCGCAGTTAGGAAAAGCGGAACTACATTTGCAAGCGACTAACCTGACTCAATTACTCAACGAAGTTATCAATGTTTTTTATGCTAGTCAGCAGCAAGCTAATTTTGATATTCGTATTCCTCGACCTTTGCCAACAGTTAAATGCGATCCAGTTCTTGTTAGCGAAGTTTTTAGCAACTTAATCGGCAATGCATTTAAATACAATGATAGGACAGAAAAATGGGTTGAGATTGGCTACGTGGATGAAGAAGGGACTGGCGATTGGGTACTGGAGACTGGGAAAAAGCAGGGGAGCAGGGGAGAAATTGTACAGACGCGATTAATAGCTTCTCTACCCAATACCCAATACCTAATCCCCGATCCCCAATCCCCAATTACTTTCTACATCAAGGATAACGGCATTGGAATTCAACAGCATCACCTAGAAACTATTTTCAAACTCTTCAAGCGGCTCCATTCTCAAGAAAAGTACGGTGGTGGCACTGGTGCGGGGTTAGCCATTGGCAAGAAGATTATAGAGCGTCATGGTGGTCGAATCTGGGTTGAATCTACACTAGGTGAAGGCTCGACATTTTACTTTACGCTGGAATAG
- a CDS encoding response regulator, with product MATKLKESLLVVEDSNEDFKMLQRLMRRMAVQNPIYRCSSGDEVFDFLYQEGNYQNPDLAPRPSVILLDLNLPGIDGRNVLERLKQDTSFKEIPIVVFTTSSNPKDVEFCYEKGANGYLIKPMDAQELRKIVQAFVDYWLEVNTSPA from the coding sequence ATGGCAACAAAACTTAAAGAATCACTGCTTGTTGTTGAGGACAGCAATGAGGATTTTAAGATGCTGCAACGCTTGATGCGGCGGATGGCTGTTCAAAACCCAATTTATCGTTGCAGTAGTGGAGACGAAGTTTTCGACTTCCTTTATCAAGAGGGTAATTATCAAAACCCTGATTTAGCACCACGACCTTCTGTAATTCTACTCGATCTGAATTTGCCGGGAATTGATGGACGTAATGTTTTAGAGAGGTTAAAGCAAGATACTAGTTTTAAGGAAATCCCCATTGTTGTCTTTACTACATCTTCTAATCCCAAAGATGTGGAATTCTGCTATGAAAAAGGTGCAAATGGCTATCTCATCAAGCCAATGGATGCTCAAGAGCTTCGCAAGATTGTTCAGGCATTTGTAGACTACTGGCTGGAAGTGAATACTTCTCCAGCGTAA
- a CDS encoding glycerol-3-phosphate acyltransferase, giving the protein MSELWGVFVILIVCPLLGALPLIAWIIQALKGLQLAQVGTGNIGVSSAFYHGGTLLGILAVLSEALKGIAAVLIARVFFPDGSAWELIALIALVMGRYLMGRGAGTTNVVWGFLVHDPLTAAFVMLVAGISFTILRNRLLAKYGILILFPIIVGILHVEDPFRIFAAIALAALLGWIYKQIPDDLDLPVQQAQPESQKAFQFFRGNRDILSLDDDLDAAVVGYKAARLSQLQRWGYPVPKGWMLLPYDDPEVLIDFLQPSELSPLVVRSSAIGEDSEQASGAGQYETVLNVTTKEGLQQAIAQVRSSYDRSGAVQYRRDRNLKEAAMAVLIQQQVQSVFSGVAFSRDPITQEQDVVVIEALPGSAAQVVSGKFTPEQYRAFVVDTENLALIQLEGKGRVPQILIKQVAYLARRLEDRYYGIPQDIEWSYDGQTLWVLQTRPISTLLPIWTRKIAAEVIPGLIRPLTWSINRPLTCGVWGGIFALVLGERALGLDFNETATLHYARAYFNATLLGQIFRRMGLPPESLEFLTRGAKLSKPPFTTTLQNLPGLTKLLMRELFLERDFKRDFRKRLAPGLSQLSQESSEELEPSQLLARIDYILELLQNATYYSIMAPLSAAVRQAIFKVKDAEIDNSLTPEVTALRSLHELAATAKHKFPNLNPDHVFEEMARSPEGQTILIEYDKLLQRYGYLSEVGTDIAVPTWKEEPKAVKQLFVQLMQGDDPPRLQTSQPKRTRDFLQQRVDLKGRVTEVYSKLLAHLRWAFVALEKVWLRSGILQESGDIFFLEFEEVRRLVEGSDTKLIELLPEIIATRRSLFAQYSQINPVPLLVYGNTPPALPSQISLSSDQTLRGIPASPGRTVGRVKVLRNFQALPEIDRETILVVPYTDSGWAPLLVRAKGLIAEAGGRLSHGAILAREYGIPAVMDVHNATYILQDDQKVRIDGTMGIVEISNDLKPE; this is encoded by the coding sequence ATGTCTGAACTTTGGGGTGTCTTTGTTATCTTAATTGTCTGCCCCCTCTTGGGTGCATTACCGCTAATTGCTTGGATAATCCAAGCCCTTAAAGGGCTACAATTAGCACAGGTTGGTACTGGTAATATCGGAGTCTCGTCTGCTTTCTACCACGGTGGCACGCTGCTAGGAATTTTGGCAGTCTTGTCAGAAGCGCTAAAGGGAATTGCCGCAGTTTTAATCGCTCGTGTTTTTTTCCCAGATGGATCGGCTTGGGAGTTAATAGCCTTAATTGCCCTTGTCATGGGACGATACTTGATGGGTAGAGGAGCAGGCACCACAAACGTAGTTTGGGGATTTTTGGTACACGATCCCCTTACAGCAGCATTTGTGATGTTGGTAGCAGGCATCAGCTTTACGATTTTGCGTAACCGACTACTTGCAAAATATGGAATTTTGATTCTGTTTCCGATTATTGTGGGAATTTTGCACGTAGAAGATCCATTCCGAATTTTTGCAGCTATTGCTCTTGCAGCTTTACTCGGCTGGATTTATAAACAAATCCCCGATGATTTAGATCTGCCAGTTCAACAGGCACAACCAGAGTCACAAAAAGCATTCCAGTTTTTTCGTGGCAACCGAGATATTCTTTCTCTAGACGATGATTTAGATGCTGCTGTGGTGGGATATAAAGCAGCAAGATTATCTCAACTTCAACGGTGGGGCTATCCTGTTCCTAAAGGGTGGATGCTTCTTCCCTATGATGATCCCGAAGTGTTGATTGACTTTTTGCAACCATCAGAATTAAGCCCTTTGGTGGTTCGTTCTTCTGCCATTGGAGAAGATTCGGAACAAGCATCGGGCGCAGGGCAATACGAAACTGTTTTAAATGTGACGACAAAAGAAGGCTTACAACAAGCGATCGCTCAAGTTCGGTCTTCTTATGATCGTTCTGGGGCAGTACAATATCGACGCGATCGCAATCTCAAAGAAGCAGCAATGGCAGTGCTAATTCAGCAACAAGTTCAAAGTGTGTTTTCTGGAGTAGCATTCAGCCGCGATCCCATAACTCAAGAACAAGATGTAGTGGTAATTGAAGCTTTGCCGGGAAGCGCTGCCCAAGTAGTATCGGGAAAATTTACACCAGAGCAATATCGCGCTTTTGTTGTTGATACAGAAAATTTAGCCTTGATTCAACTAGAGGGAAAAGGACGCGTACCCCAAATATTAATCAAGCAAGTTGCATACTTAGCTCGACGTTTAGAAGATCGTTATTACGGCATTCCCCAAGATATCGAATGGAGTTACGACGGACAAACGCTTTGGGTACTACAAACTCGTCCTATTAGTACCCTGCTGCCGATTTGGACGCGTAAAATAGCCGCAGAAGTAATTCCCGGACTAATTCGCCCCCTAACTTGGTCGATAAACCGTCCTTTAACTTGTGGAGTTTGGGGAGGAATTTTCGCTTTGGTGTTGGGTGAGCGTGCCTTGGGATTGGATTTTAATGAAACAGCAACACTACATTATGCTCGTGCTTACTTCAATGCGACGCTTTTAGGACAAATTTTTCGACGCATGGGTTTACCACCAGAAAGTCTAGAATTTTTAACCAGAGGAGCAAAGTTAAGCAAACCGCCATTTACTACCACATTACAGAATTTGCCTGGACTTACAAAGTTGCTGATGCGGGAGTTATTTCTAGAAAGAGACTTTAAGCGCGATTTCCGCAAGCGGCTTGCTCCTGGTTTATCTCAGTTATCTCAAGAATCATCAGAGGAGTTGGAGCCTTCGCAGCTGCTAGCCAGAATCGATTATATTTTGGAACTATTGCAGAATGCAACGTATTACAGCATCATGGCTCCATTAAGTGCAGCTGTGCGTCAGGCTATTTTTAAAGTTAAGGACGCTGAGATTGATAATAGCCTCACACCAGAAGTCACTGCTTTGCGATCGCTACATGAATTAGCTGCTACAGCCAAACACAAATTTCCGAATTTAAATCCCGATCATGTGTTTGAGGAGATGGCTCGTTCCCCAGAAGGACAAACAATTCTGATCGAGTATGACAAATTATTACAGCGTTACGGTTATTTGAGCGAAGTGGGAACAGATATTGCCGTTCCGACTTGGAAGGAAGAACCCAAAGCTGTAAAACAGTTATTCGTACAGTTAATGCAGGGAGACGATCCACCAAGATTGCAAACAAGCCAACCTAAAAGAACAAGAGATTTTCTCCAGCAACGCGTCGATTTAAAAGGACGAGTGACGGAGGTTTATTCTAAGCTATTAGCTCATTTGCGTTGGGCGTTTGTAGCCTTAGAGAAGGTTTGGTTACGCTCTGGCATCCTTCAAGAAAGTGGCGATATTTTTTTTCTAGAGTTTGAAGAAGTACGGCGTTTGGTTGAAGGTTCTGATACCAAATTAATTGAACTTTTACCAGAGATCATCGCAACTAGGCGATCGCTCTTTGCGCAATATAGCCAAATTAATCCAGTACCTCTTTTAGTTTATGGCAATACTCCCCCGGCTTTACCTTCCCAAATCTCTTTATCTAGCGATCAGACATTGCGAGGCATTCCCGCCAGCCCCGGAAGAACAGTAGGACGGGTAAAAGTGTTGCGTAATTTCCAAGCTCTACCAGAAATTGATCGGGAAACTATTTTAGTCGTGCCTTACACAGACTCTGGTTGGGCGCCTTTACTTGTCAGAGCTAAAGGATTGATTGCGGAGGCTGGAGGAAGGCTTTCTCATGGAGCCATCTTAGCACGGGAATATGGTATTCCTGCGGTTATGGATGTACATAATGCTACATATATATTACAGGATGATCAAAAAGTAAGAATCGATGGAACTATGGGTATTGTGGAAATTTCTAACGATTTAAAACCAGAATGA
- a CDS encoding cupin domain-containing protein, with protein MKFTSVHEILEEPVSHNPAIKKKVMLRFGDLPGLTNFSQARFAPGQIAPAHAHDNMHEVFFVEAGSGIIRIDGKEYPLHPGNCIAVEPGEMHEVINNGASELVLTYFGLRVQV; from the coding sequence ATGAAATTTACTTCTGTTCACGAGATTCTAGAAGAGCCAGTTTCCCATAACCCAGCAATCAAGAAAAAGGTGATGCTACGGTTTGGAGACTTACCTGGTTTGACTAACTTTTCGCAAGCGCGTTTTGCACCCGGACAAATTGCCCCAGCACACGCGCATGACAATATGCATGAAGTATTTTTTGTCGAAGCTGGTTCGGGAATAATTCGCATTGACGGTAAAGAATATCCCCTCCATCCAGGAAACTGCATAGCTGTAGAACCAGGAGAAATGCACGAAGTAATTAATAATGGTGCAAGCGAACTTGTTCTTACTTACTTTGGTTTACGAGTTCAAGTGTAG